The Toxoplasma gondii ME49 chromosome XII, whole genome shotgun sequence genome includes a region encoding these proteins:
- a CDS encoding esterase/lipase/thioesterase domain-containing protein (encoded by transcript TGME49_249350) gives MGSLSPGEASDFLFGEKESGGDEAGDSLSSKHSNTMTRGLPEGEKKGDARKEEVKEGDVKKEDSGNEGEKEEAEENHRREPLAHAKRRGRRLSSGKAQSRSSTSESGLHSGRQRVPLLSLPFTTCSLAGSGVRLDGVLWVSESMVVSELSRSSFAGDSSEQNSLRHTHSLSPVSQPHSSSSREGVTETAEKGESKPRDELAEDGKFRHLRLGASPIAVFVHQYSLMGGRRFLVDGKARILASRGIPCITFDLRGAGTSGGRATLTGSSEVKDTVAVCEWAKNNLDARTIFLIGTSAGAAISGSAVPLVPEVKGWVGIGYTFGFFASLLFSRHFQSILESPKPKLFIHGGGDGFTSTSTFEHFFNKAAEPKEKLIVEDVGHFDLEGPDYDPLLCDVIFQFIEKFSATRVRRWKSPFSH, from the exons ATGGGCTCTCTGTCGCCCGGAGAGGCTTCCGACTTCCTCTTCGGCGAAAaggaaagtggaggagacgaagctggCGACTCCTTGTCTTCCAAGCACAGCAACACGATGACTCGGGGGTTgccagaaggcgagaagaaaggagatgcaaggaaggaagaggtgAAAGAGGGAGATGTGAAAAAGGAAGATTCAGggaacgaaggcgagaaagaagaagctgaggaaaACCACCGGAGGGAACCGCTTGCACATGCGAAACGCAGAGGGAGGCGCTTGTCATCAGGAAAGGCTCAGAGTCGATCCTCGACGTCCGAGTCGGGACTCCATTCCGGCCGACAACGTGTGcc ATTGCTCAGTCTGCCGTTCACGACCTGCAGCCTAGCCGGCAGCGGCGTCAGGCTGGACGGCGTTCTCTGGGTGTCGGAGTCGATGGTCGTTTCTGAGCTTTCTCGCTCGTCCTTCGCAGGAGACTCTTCCGAGCAAAACTCGCTCCGACACACGcactcgctgtctcctgtttctcagcctcactcttcttcctcgagagaAGGAGTGACAGAGACCGcagagaagggggagagcAAGCCGCGTGATGAACTGGCTGAAGATGGAAAGTTTCGTCATTTGAGACTTGGGGCTTCTCCAATCGCAGTTTTTGTGCACCAGTACTCTCTGATGGGTGGCCGAAG GTTCTTGGTCGATGGGAAGGCGCGCATTCTCGCCAGTCGAGGAATACCGTGCATCACGTTCGACCTGCGAGGCGCCGGAACCTCCGGCGGAAG AGCGACCCTCACAGGGAGTTCGGAGGTGAAAGACACTGTGGCGGTGTGCGAATGGGCAAAGAATAATCTCGACGCAAGAACGATTTTCCTCATTGGGACTTCTGCGGGAGCTGCTATCAGCG GGAGCGCTGTGCCTCTCGTCCCCGAAGTCAAGGGGTGGGTGGGCATAGGCTACACattcggcttcttcgcgtcgctGCTCTTCAG tcgccaCTTTCAAAGCATTCTAGAGAGCCCCAAACCGAAGCTGTTCATTCACGGAGGCGGAGATGGCTTCACGTCAACTTCCACCTTTGAACATTTCTTCAACAA AGCGGCAGagccgaaggagaagctgATCGTCGAGGATGTCGGGCACTTTGACTTGGAG GGTCCGGACTACGACCCCCTTCTGTGCGACGTCATTTTCCAGTTCATCGAGAAGTTCTCTGCAACGCGAGTCCGTCGGTGGaagtctccgttttctcatTGA